A portion of the Stigmatella aurantiaca DW4/3-1 genome contains these proteins:
- a CDS encoding ABC transporter substrate-binding protein, whose translation MIPGSQGARGGTLRGVLLGMVVLLGGACRQEVPSTTRDLEAAKRGRSLFQRGTSARDTPLVGQLGPEQIDLSGSVAACARCHTPSGRGSEEGGVEVPDIRPEALRHPRARTSVDVEDRSRPAYGRDTLLRAITEGRSASGRPLGVAMPRYVLAPAEREELLAYLETLGETPDPGITPTTLTVGAALPLSGRLGEAGQDVEQVLRAAFEEVNAEGGIYRRRLELVVEDDSAPVGPDATTRLLERGVLALVGSLRKGVPTSDTLLRREGVALVLPTALTEEARGSDSPIFFLYPEEPIQARLVVQHLARENESQLRRQPLAVVRTDDAAGLAWARAAREEALRRELHPPTEFPLSEGAAGLEALQNLRQAPPPALLYAGPPEGLKSLVEMLESWKLATRVYAPARLASPSAVTGGPLPLFFVYPPGVEAREDHLRAFTAFLERHGLRPRHTAFQLGAYAASRVLVEALRRSGADVTRADLMLHLEALRDFDTGVTPPVTFGVNRRVGVQGAQLVRLDAASGRWEAASPWIPLSP comes from the coding sequence ATGATCCCCGGTAGCCAGGGCGCGCGAGGCGGAACGCTCCGCGGGGTGCTTCTGGGTATGGTGGTGCTGCTGGGAGGAGCTTGCCGCCAGGAAGTCCCCTCCACCACGCGGGATCTGGAGGCGGCCAAGAGGGGACGGAGTCTCTTCCAGCGAGGCACGAGCGCCCGGGACACCCCCCTGGTGGGCCAGCTCGGGCCCGAGCAGATCGACCTGAGCGGCTCCGTGGCCGCATGCGCGCGCTGTCACACGCCGTCCGGCCGCGGAAGTGAGGAAGGTGGCGTGGAGGTGCCGGACATCCGCCCCGAGGCCCTGCGCCATCCACGTGCGCGCACCTCGGTGGACGTGGAGGATCGATCCCGCCCCGCGTATGGAAGGGACACCCTGCTGCGAGCCATCACCGAGGGCCGTTCGGCCAGCGGCCGCCCCTTGGGGGTGGCGATGCCGCGCTACGTGCTCGCCCCGGCCGAGCGCGAGGAGCTGCTCGCCTATCTGGAGACGCTGGGCGAGACACCCGACCCCGGCATCACCCCTACCACCCTCACGGTGGGCGCGGCGCTGCCCCTCTCGGGGCGGTTGGGCGAGGCCGGACAGGACGTGGAGCAAGTGCTGCGAGCCGCCTTCGAGGAGGTCAACGCGGAGGGAGGCATCTATCGGCGGCGCTTGGAGTTGGTGGTAGAGGACGATTCGGCGCCTGTGGGGCCGGATGCCACCACACGGTTGCTGGAACGCGGGGTGCTCGCCCTGGTGGGCAGTCTGCGCAAGGGCGTGCCCACCTCGGACACACTGCTGCGGCGCGAGGGGGTCGCACTCGTGCTCCCCACCGCGCTCACGGAAGAGGCCAGAGGCAGCGACAGCCCCATCTTCTTCCTCTATCCCGAGGAACCCATCCAGGCCCGCCTGGTGGTGCAGCACCTGGCGCGAGAAAACGAGTCCCAGCTGCGCCGCCAGCCCCTGGCAGTGGTGCGAACGGACGATGCCGCGGGCCTCGCCTGGGCCCGCGCGGCGCGCGAAGAGGCCCTGCGGCGCGAGCTTCATCCTCCCACCGAGTTCCCTCTTTCAGAGGGAGCCGCCGGCCTCGAAGCACTCCAGAACCTGCGCCAAGCACCACCTCCAGCCCTGCTCTACGCGGGCCCTCCAGAGGGGCTCAAGTCACTGGTCGAAATGTTGGAGTCTTGGAAGCTGGCGACGCGCGTGTACGCCCCGGCCCGTTTGGCCAGCCCCTCGGCGGTAACGGGTGGCCCGCTCCCCCTCTTCTTCGTCTACCCACCGGGAGTGGAGGCGCGCGAGGATCACCTGCGCGCCTTCACCGCCTTCCTCGAGCGTCACGGTCTGCGCCCGCGTCACACGGCCTTCCAGCTCGGCGCGTATGCGGCATCCCGTGTGCTGGTGGAGGCTTTGCGGCGCTCGGGCGCGGACGTGACTCGCGCGGACCTGATGCTTCACCTGGAGGCGCTTCGGGACTTCGACACGGGAGTGACTCCCCCGGTGACGTTCGGGGTGAACCGTCGCGTGGGCGTGCAGGGGGCCCAGTTGGTCCGCCTGGACGCGGCAAGTGGCCGGTGGGAGGCGGCCTCCCCCTGGATTCCCCTCTCCCCCTAA
- a CDS encoding HAMP domain-containing sensor histidine kinase: protein MTLTRRLWLLGVLVPSLAALAALVVAGQLFRYDLESALDQALLTQAAVESLSVSLFEGSEKRASLNMAMYPLLEQVKPFAPRGELFSQDGRLLMHHPPLPEETAVTASLKPGDPQLPPQLSTHTLPDGTRVREAVVSVLSPQGELYALRLTATLAQVDGSVRGYYRRAFTMAALLGSTLLVLQTLLARRMASRLSAITRHLTLLREGNFSQVPASDGDADEIGQLRDVLAEVTDKLRGAREEQDRLIADAAHELRTPLSLMRTRMDLALRRERGTEEMRAFFRDARGEVDRLAVLAGELLELAAAGRGEWDRKKANLAEVVAQSVEAARAEAEERGLIIRLESPRREDIWFDPSGVRRAVDNLLSNALKFSPKGGEIHVRLWRERGCACISVADEGPGIPPDQKEAVFAPFRKLSSTTPGAGLGLAIVREVARRHGGRVWVETARIQGTEVVLELPVRYRI, encoded by the coding sequence ATGACGCTCACGCGGCGTCTGTGGTTGCTCGGCGTCCTGGTTCCGTCCTTGGCCGCGCTCGCCGCGCTCGTCGTTGCCGGGCAGCTCTTCCGGTACGACTTGGAATCCGCGCTGGACCAAGCCTTGCTGACCCAGGCCGCGGTGGAGAGCCTCAGCGTCAGCCTCTTTGAAGGCTCTGAAAAGAGGGCGAGCCTGAACATGGCCATGTACCCTCTCCTCGAGCAGGTAAAGCCTTTCGCCCCACGGGGGGAGCTTTTCAGCCAGGACGGACGGCTGTTGATGCATCATCCGCCGTTGCCGGAGGAGACGGCCGTCACGGCTTCGCTGAAACCGGGGGATCCTCAGCTGCCGCCCCAGCTGTCGACCCACACCTTGCCGGATGGAACGCGCGTGCGCGAGGCGGTGGTGAGTGTTCTGTCGCCTCAGGGCGAGCTGTACGCGCTGCGTCTGACCGCAACGCTGGCGCAGGTGGACGGCTCGGTGCGCGGCTATTACCGCAGGGCCTTCACCATGGCGGCGCTCCTGGGGTCGACGTTGCTGGTACTCCAGACATTGCTCGCCCGGCGCATGGCATCCCGGTTGAGTGCCATCACCCGCCACCTGACGCTCTTGCGCGAGGGAAACTTCTCCCAGGTACCCGCCTCGGATGGGGACGCGGATGAGATTGGCCAGCTGCGGGATGTGCTCGCCGAGGTCACGGACAAGTTGCGCGGTGCCCGGGAAGAGCAGGATCGGCTCATCGCGGACGCTGCTCATGAGCTGCGCACGCCGCTCTCCCTCATGCGGACCCGGATGGATCTCGCGCTGCGGCGCGAACGGGGGACCGAGGAGATGCGCGCCTTTTTCCGCGATGCCCGCGGTGAGGTGGATCGGCTGGCCGTCCTTGCGGGCGAGCTGTTGGAGCTGGCCGCCGCGGGGCGGGGGGAGTGGGATCGGAAGAAGGCGAATCTGGCCGAGGTGGTGGCTCAGTCCGTGGAGGCGGCTCGCGCCGAGGCGGAGGAGCGCGGGCTGATCATCCGCCTGGAATCTCCCAGGAGGGAGGACATCTGGTTCGATCCGAGTGGGGTACGGCGGGCGGTGGACAATTTGCTGTCCAATGCCCTCAAATTCTCTCCAAAGGGGGGAGAGATCCACGTGCGTTTGTGGCGGGAGCGAGGATGCGCGTGCATCAGCGTGGCGGACGAGGGCCCAGGCATTCCGCCCGATCAAAAAGAGGCGGTATTTGCCCCCTTCCGCAAGTTGTCGAGTACCACGCCCGGAGCGGGGCTCGGGTTGGCGATCGTCCGAGAGGTGGCAAGGCGGCACGGAGGCCGCGTCTGGGTGGAGACGGCCAGGATCCAGGGGACAGAGGTGGTGCTGGAGCTGCCCGTGCGATACCGAATTTGA
- a CDS encoding response regulator transcription factor, translating to MKLLLVEDEEKMVVLLRQGLEEEGHEVLVCNSGRITLRQDELEHFDVILLDWSLPGQDGVSVLREWREAGLQTPVLMLTARGTTGEKVMGLRAGADDYLVKPFDFDELLARLEALHRRGEQQGGPVRMGSVLLDPRRRVLRRGLQEEPLTAREFSLISSLARQQGTPQVRARLMAEAWGPDFDGSPNVLEVYVGYLRTKLERLGAKDVSIRAVRGVGYTLLIEQEPREP from the coding sequence TTGAAGCTCCTCCTCGTCGAAGATGAAGAGAAGATGGTGGTTCTTTTGAGGCAGGGGCTGGAAGAAGAGGGGCACGAGGTTCTTGTCTGCAATAGTGGTCGAATCACCCTGCGTCAGGACGAACTCGAGCACTTCGATGTGATCCTCCTGGACTGGTCTTTGCCAGGCCAAGATGGGGTATCGGTCCTGCGTGAGTGGCGAGAGGCGGGCTTGCAGACGCCGGTGTTGATGCTGACGGCCCGGGGCACCACCGGGGAGAAGGTCATGGGGCTGCGTGCCGGGGCGGATGACTATCTGGTGAAGCCCTTCGATTTCGACGAGCTGCTGGCGCGGCTGGAGGCCCTGCATCGCCGGGGAGAGCAGCAGGGGGGGCCGGTGCGGATGGGCTCGGTGTTGCTGGATCCCCGCCGCAGGGTGCTGCGCAGGGGGCTCCAAGAGGAGCCGCTCACCGCGCGTGAGTTCTCGCTGATCTCCTCGCTGGCGCGCCAGCAGGGCACGCCCCAGGTGCGTGCGAGGTTGATGGCGGAGGCCTGGGGCCCGGACTTCGATGGCAGCCCCAACGTGCTGGAGGTGTACGTGGGCTATCTGCGCACGAAGCTGGAGCGGTTGGGGGCCAAGGACGTCTCCATCCGTGCCGTGCGCGGGGTGGGCTACACCCTGCTCATTGAGCAGGAGCCCCGCGAGCCATGA
- a CDS encoding methyltransferase, translating into MTQAFDPSRIMQIGTGYWASKTLLTAVELGVFTQLGQGSLTGPELGKRMELHPRTIYDFFDSLVALGLLEREGDGPTGRYRNTPETKALLDRNSPDYMGGILEMFNSRLYRFWGDLSEALRTGEAQSEIKHTGKSMYTELFSDPERLEQFTRAMSGISRRNFVAFAEKFDLSRYRTLCDVGGSSAELSISVAQRHPHLACVSFDLPVLKPIAQRAIDRAGLTGRITPVGGDFLHEPLPKADVITMGMILHNWSLEKRKHLIRLAYEALPEDGAFVAIEHFIDDARRQNAFGLLMSLTMLIEFGDASDFTGADFRGWCSEAGFRRFETIALTDPGAAVVAYK; encoded by the coding sequence ATGACGCAAGCATTCGATCCTTCCCGCATCATGCAGATTGGCACCGGTTACTGGGCCTCCAAAACCCTGTTGACGGCCGTGGAACTTGGTGTCTTCACACAGCTTGGCCAAGGAAGTCTGACGGGCCCCGAACTCGGAAAGCGGATGGAACTGCACCCCCGCACCATCTATGACTTCTTCGACAGCCTCGTGGCCCTGGGCCTCCTGGAGCGGGAGGGAGATGGCCCCACGGGCCGGTACCGGAATACGCCCGAAACGAAGGCATTGCTCGACCGGAACAGCCCTGACTACATGGGCGGCATCCTCGAGATGTTCAACTCACGGCTCTACCGCTTTTGGGGTGATCTCAGCGAGGCGCTGCGCACGGGAGAGGCGCAATCCGAGATCAAGCACACGGGCAAGTCGATGTACACGGAGCTCTTCAGCGATCCAGAGCGGCTTGAGCAGTTCACGCGAGCCATGAGCGGCATCTCTCGCAGGAATTTCGTGGCCTTCGCCGAGAAGTTCGATCTGTCCCGCTACCGGACGCTCTGTGACGTGGGTGGCTCTTCCGCGGAACTCTCCATCTCGGTGGCCCAGCGTCACCCTCACCTGGCCTGTGTCTCCTTCGATCTGCCTGTTCTGAAGCCCATCGCCCAGCGAGCGATCGACCGCGCGGGGCTCACGGGACGCATCACCCCCGTCGGTGGCGACTTCCTCCACGAGCCCCTGCCGAAGGCAGACGTCATCACCATGGGGATGATCCTTCACAACTGGAGTCTGGAGAAGAGAAAGCACCTCATCCGTCTGGCCTACGAGGCACTTCCCGAAGACGGTGCCTTCGTCGCCATCGAGCACTTCATTGATGATGCGCGCCGCCAGAATGCCTTTGGTCTCTTGATGTCGCTGACCATGCTCATCGAGTTCGGCGACGCCAGCGACTTCACTGGCGCCGACTTCCGGGGATGGTGCTCGGAGGCAGGATTCCGCCGGTTCGAGACCATTGCCTTGACGGACCCAGGTGCGGCGGTGGTGGCATACAAGTAG
- a CDS encoding alpha/beta fold hydrolase: MIQATGTYLLTIPLPLEEGGLLDGTQVAYDTYGEPSGENSVVLLHDLAQSHRALGPAEASAYQASGWGRELIGERRPLDPSSLHILSPNLLGSPFGTTSPLTEDPYTGQPLGPSLPLLTVVDMARVLSAFMRGVGLKRVRALIGVGLGGMVALRLAALFPELTAGVVAIGASRALPEPLRDRLGMFNQLLWMDPEFREGFYSPDAGPRRTLRKLRLEYLRLLYGRELLTARYRDITTAEQALEADADAFSATFDANAWSLLCTAYAGCDLTEFLPKIRAQVLLITGASDMLAPPARVRETYHLLSASGVQARYHELQGAGDHGALLTETRRMHGPVRDFLRRLR; encoded by the coding sequence GTGATCCAGGCCACGGGCACCTACCTGTTGACAATACCGCTCCCCCTTGAGGAGGGAGGGCTGCTGGACGGCACCCAGGTGGCGTACGACACCTACGGTGAACCGTCTGGCGAGAACTCGGTGGTACTGCTGCATGATCTCGCCCAATCCCACCGCGCGCTGGGACCGGCGGAGGCCTCCGCGTACCAGGCCTCGGGCTGGGGCCGGGAGCTGATCGGCGAGCGCCGCCCGCTGGATCCCTCCAGCCTGCACATCCTCTCCCCGAACCTGCTCGGCAGCCCTTTTGGCACCACCTCTCCCCTCACGGAGGACCCCTACACCGGCCAGCCCCTGGGACCCTCGCTGCCCCTGCTGACGGTGGTGGACATGGCGCGCGTCCTGTCCGCGTTCATGCGCGGGGTGGGGCTCAAGCGGGTCCGGGCTTTGATCGGCGTGGGCCTGGGAGGCATGGTCGCCCTGCGGCTCGCGGCCTTGTTTCCCGAACTCACCGCCGGGGTGGTGGCCATTGGCGCGTCACGGGCGCTCCCGGAGCCGCTGCGGGACCGGCTCGGCATGTTCAACCAGCTGCTCTGGATGGACCCGGAGTTCCGCGAGGGGTTCTACAGCCCGGACGCGGGCCCGCGCCGGACGCTGCGCAAGCTGCGGCTGGAGTACCTGCGGCTGCTCTATGGACGCGAGCTGCTCACCGCCCGGTACCGGGACATCACCACCGCCGAGCAAGCGCTGGAGGCCGACGCCGACGCCTTCTCGGCCACCTTCGACGCGAACGCCTGGTCCCTGCTGTGCACCGCCTACGCGGGGTGCGACCTGACGGAGTTCCTACCGAAGATCCGGGCCCAGGTGCTGCTCATCACCGGCGCCTCGGACATGCTCGCCCCGCCTGCCCGCGTCCGAGAGACGTACCACCTGCTGAGCGCGTCGGGCGTCCAGGCGCGCTACCACGAGTTGCAAGGCGCCGGAGACCACGGGGCCCTGCTCACCGAGACCCGGCGCATGCACGGCCCCGTGCGGGACTTCTTGCGCCGGTTGCGCTGA
- the udk gene encoding uridine kinase, translating into MSSPLVVGIAGGTASGKTTVARKVREALADCRVAFIDQDSYYRDLKDMPLEDRRQVNFDHPDAFDTDLLVHHLKQLKSGQAIQKPAYDFRTSSRQANTVLVEPGDIILIEGILVLHMKEVRDQMDVKIYVDADDDLRILRRLTRDIKDRGRDFDHVVGQYLRHVRPMHMGFVEPSKHFADIIIPHGGNNDIAIGMLVGALRARLAVSPSR; encoded by the coding sequence ATGTCGTCACCCCTCGTCGTTGGAATCGCGGGCGGAACCGCGTCCGGCAAGACGACCGTCGCCCGGAAGGTTCGCGAGGCGCTGGCCGACTGCCGTGTCGCCTTCATCGATCAAGACTCGTACTACCGTGACCTGAAGGACATGCCGCTGGAGGACCGGCGGCAGGTGAACTTCGATCACCCCGATGCCTTCGATACGGATCTGCTCGTTCATCACCTGAAGCAGCTGAAGTCCGGGCAGGCCATCCAGAAGCCCGCCTACGACTTCCGGACGTCCTCCCGCCAGGCGAACACCGTCCTCGTGGAGCCGGGGGACATCATCCTCATCGAGGGCATCCTCGTGCTGCACATGAAGGAAGTGCGGGACCAGATGGACGTGAAGATCTACGTCGATGCCGACGATGACCTCCGCATCCTCCGGCGCCTCACCCGGGACATCAAGGACCGCGGCCGGGACTTCGATCACGTGGTGGGCCAGTACCTGCGGCACGTGCGCCCCATGCACATGGGCTTCGTCGAGCCGTCCAAGCACTTCGCGGACATCATCATCCCGCACGGGGGAAACAACGACATCGCCATTGGGATGCTGGTGGGCGCGCTCCGGGCGCGGCTCGCGGTGTCCCCCTCGCGGTAG
- a CDS encoding DUF692 family multinuclear iron-containing protein has product MGETTGSGVKGRSQEAWTLPWRGLGLSSNLNASDPPHPYRLLADAPGLFDFVEYSAPLSLEETKAHATLYPEMLRNLGQVPVLFHPVHLNLYGPERETPQALAELEAHARAVGSAWVGNDVGWWHAGGQPFPGYLYIPPPLTPEGLEDCVAHALHVQAALNRPLALENPAVFARRGDMHVLDFMAGLHARTGLPLLVDVGHLLSYQLSAGLPLEAGWDGFPFEQVIELHLAGGVVTRRGNRRFYVDDHTQPVRDELFAMLETLLSRCTSLRAVTFEGDGHPPEVAERTLQRLRKWIPADPRPPLRLTPREVQVPPPPNGSRPWELFELGYGARPPEPGDDPEGSRAETDFRLAVVAEQLDRAFPLTRLLMAGTRDELRAFTASPEFRELFLGEGRSLDRAFLAFARRRLRAQPDEGCSAALSFEVFLPSLAQRPHAPPGPGEVGLAADTWVGVFPADLSEVVYTARALRRHLTGRAWACELLELSGLESLAQTARRVTLRPWRFAVRRRAGRWDVQTAPASLLALLRTLASGPVPEASLSPEGLAEALGRGLARRGG; this is encoded by the coding sequence ATGGGCGAGACGACAGGCAGTGGGGTGAAGGGGCGTTCGCAGGAGGCTTGGACGCTGCCGTGGCGCGGGCTGGGGTTGAGCAGCAACTTGAATGCCAGCGATCCGCCCCATCCCTACCGTCTGCTCGCAGATGCTCCCGGGCTCTTCGACTTCGTCGAGTACAGCGCTCCGCTGTCGCTGGAGGAGACGAAGGCGCACGCCACGCTGTATCCCGAGATGCTCCGGAACCTGGGGCAGGTGCCGGTGCTCTTCCACCCGGTACACCTCAATCTCTACGGGCCCGAGCGGGAGACCCCCCAGGCCCTGGCGGAGCTGGAAGCACACGCGCGGGCCGTGGGCAGCGCCTGGGTGGGCAATGACGTGGGCTGGTGGCACGCGGGTGGCCAACCCTTTCCGGGCTACCTCTATATTCCGCCTCCGCTCACGCCAGAGGGGCTGGAGGACTGCGTGGCGCACGCCCTCCATGTCCAGGCGGCGCTGAACCGCCCGCTGGCGCTGGAGAACCCCGCGGTCTTTGCCCGGCGCGGAGACATGCACGTGCTCGACTTCATGGCTGGGCTGCATGCGCGCACCGGGCTCCCGCTCCTCGTCGATGTGGGGCACTTGCTCAGCTACCAGCTCTCCGCGGGCTTGCCCCTGGAGGCAGGGTGGGACGGCTTCCCGTTCGAGCAGGTCATCGAGCTCCACCTCGCCGGGGGCGTGGTGACGCGCCGAGGGAACCGCCGCTTTTACGTGGATGACCACACCCAGCCGGTGCGTGACGAGCTGTTCGCGATGCTGGAGACCCTCCTGTCGCGCTGCACCTCCTTGCGTGCGGTCACCTTCGAGGGGGATGGGCACCCGCCCGAGGTGGCCGAGCGGACCTTGCAACGCCTGCGCAAGTGGATCCCAGCAGACCCTCGTCCGCCCCTGCGCCTCACCCCCCGGGAGGTGCAGGTTCCGCCGCCGCCCAACGGGAGCAGGCCCTGGGAGCTGTTCGAACTGGGCTACGGCGCCCGGCCGCCCGAGCCGGGTGACGACCCGGAGGGCAGCCGGGCGGAGACGGACTTCCGCCTGGCGGTGGTGGCCGAGCAGCTCGATCGGGCTTTCCCTTTGACGCGCTTGCTGATGGCCGGAACGCGCGACGAGTTGCGGGCCTTCACGGCGTCTCCGGAGTTTCGCGAGCTGTTCCTGGGCGAGGGCCGCTCCCTGGACCGTGCGTTCCTGGCGTTTGCCCGGCGGCGCCTGCGGGCTCAGCCGGACGAAGGGTGCTCGGCGGCGCTCTCCTTCGAGGTGTTCCTGCCCTCCCTGGCGCAGCGGCCCCACGCCCCTCCGGGACCCGGCGAGGTGGGGCTCGCGGCAGACACCTGGGTGGGCGTCTTCCCGGCGGACCTCTCTGAAGTCGTCTACACGGCCCGGGCGTTGCGGCGGCATCTCACGGGGCGTGCGTGGGCGTGTGAGTTGCTGGAGTTGAGCGGCTTGGAGTCCCTGGCCCAGACGGCGCGGCGCGTGACGCTGCGGCCCTGGCGCTTCGCCGTTCGCCGGAGGGCAGGGCGATGGGACGTGCAGACGGCGCCTGCCTCCCTCCTTGCGCTGCTTCGAACCCTGGCCTCGGGGCCCGTCCCCGAGGCCTCCCTTTCCCCCGAGGGGCTTGCCGAGGCCCTGGGCCGTGGACTGGCGCGGCGGGGAGGCTAA
- a CDS encoding class I SAM-dependent methyltransferase, whose amino-acid sequence MFHRQGPTFFELAHQCLSSVEHGYDLLAPKFDHTPFRTPEVVLKKAMEQVGPPGAIARALDVGCGTGAAMRHLRPLCRQEVVGVDLSRGMLEEARRRQADAPGEATLTFVQGNALDLTYEAEFDAVTSFGAFGHILEEDEPRLVQRIARALRPGGRFIFVSAHPPSMLSPGYWLARGFNAAMHVRNALLQPPFVMYYLTFLVPRARALLEAQGFEVDVREGLLPRPFLRYPIVVATRK is encoded by the coding sequence ATGTTCCATCGCCAGGGCCCCACCTTTTTCGAGCTGGCCCACCAGTGCCTGTCCTCCGTCGAGCACGGGTATGATCTGCTCGCGCCCAAGTTCGATCACACGCCCTTCCGCACACCGGAGGTGGTGCTGAAGAAGGCCATGGAGCAAGTGGGCCCTCCGGGCGCCATCGCCCGGGCACTCGACGTGGGCTGCGGCACGGGGGCGGCGATGCGGCACCTGCGCCCCCTGTGCCGTCAGGAAGTGGTGGGGGTGGACTTGAGCCGCGGCATGCTGGAGGAGGCCCGCCGCCGCCAGGCGGATGCACCGGGGGAGGCCACCTTGACCTTCGTCCAGGGCAACGCGCTGGATCTGACCTACGAGGCGGAGTTCGACGCCGTGACGAGCTTTGGCGCCTTCGGCCACATCCTGGAGGAGGATGAGCCTCGCCTGGTGCAACGCATCGCTCGAGCACTTCGTCCGGGGGGCCGCTTCATCTTTGTCTCGGCCCATCCCCCGTCGATGCTCAGCCCCGGGTACTGGCTGGCCCGGGGCTTCAACGCGGCGATGCACGTGCGCAATGCGCTCTTGCAGCCTCCGTTCGTCATGTACTACCTGACGTTCCTCGTGCCACGCGCCCGCGCGTTGCTGGAGGCGCAAGGCTTCGAGGTCGACGTGCGCGAGGGGCTGCTGCCCCGCCCCTTCCTCCGTTACCCGATCGTCGTCGCCACCCGGAAGTAA
- a CDS encoding ABC transporter permease, which yields MRAFLDNLRLAFGTFLGNPLRSLLTLLGIVIGVTTVITMMALIEGLRIKVNKDLSQLGANTFMATKWPMGFGRFNWQMYAKRPSFTLEDARAIEQSCPSVKSVAASDDEGGQKIVTATQETRPSVRVFGATPEYLETSGITVASGRFFGESEAVDGRHVAVVGLDVADALLPGQNPIGHEIRVKGRPFTIIGVLQRRGSFLGMMSMDNLVIMPLRSFQQLYGKARSLDLNIQAHDADLVNKAKDEVETLLRRRRDVGPLAENNFELHTNESMTQTFNQLSQVITIAGFGVCLLSLVVGGIGILNIMLVSVTERTKEIGIRKALGARKRRILGQFATEAVMLSLVGGAIGVGLGFGLAFLGRWMLGFPTLVPPWAVALSLGMSSGVGLIFGIYPAARAARLDPVEAMRSD from the coding sequence ATGCGAGCCTTTCTCGATAACCTGCGTCTGGCCTTTGGCACGTTCCTGGGGAACCCGCTGCGCTCGCTGCTGACGCTGCTGGGGATCGTCATTGGCGTGACCACGGTCATCACGATGATGGCCCTCATCGAGGGGCTGCGCATCAAGGTGAACAAGGATCTGTCCCAGCTCGGCGCCAATACCTTCATGGCGACGAAGTGGCCCATGGGCTTTGGCCGCTTCAACTGGCAGATGTACGCCAAGCGCCCGAGCTTCACCCTGGAGGATGCCCGCGCCATCGAGCAGTCGTGCCCTTCGGTGAAGTCGGTGGCGGCCTCCGACGACGAGGGAGGCCAGAAGATCGTGACGGCCACCCAGGAGACGCGTCCATCGGTGCGCGTCTTCGGGGCCACGCCCGAGTACCTGGAGACCAGCGGCATCACGGTGGCGTCCGGACGGTTCTTCGGGGAGTCCGAGGCCGTGGATGGGCGCCACGTGGCGGTGGTGGGCCTGGACGTGGCGGACGCGCTGCTGCCTGGCCAGAATCCGATCGGCCATGAGATTCGCGTGAAGGGACGGCCCTTCACCATCATCGGCGTGCTGCAGCGGCGCGGCAGCTTCCTGGGCATGATGAGCATGGACAACCTCGTCATCATGCCCCTGCGGTCCTTCCAGCAGCTCTATGGGAAGGCGCGCTCCCTGGATCTCAACATCCAGGCGCATGATGCGGACCTGGTGAACAAGGCGAAGGACGAGGTGGAGACCTTGCTGCGCCGGCGGCGCGACGTGGGGCCTCTCGCGGAGAACAACTTCGAGCTGCACACGAATGAGTCGATGACGCAGACCTTCAACCAGCTCTCGCAGGTCATCACCATCGCGGGGTTCGGCGTGTGCCTGCTGTCCCTGGTGGTGGGGGGCATCGGCATTCTGAACATCATGCTGGTGTCGGTGACGGAGCGGACAAAGGAGATCGGCATCCGCAAGGCGCTCGGGGCGCGCAAGCGGCGCATCCTCGGGCAGTTCGCCACCGAGGCGGTGATGCTGTCGCTCGTGGGAGGCGCCATCGGCGTGGGGCTGGGGTTCGGCCTGGCGTTCCTGGGACGGTGGATGCTGGGCTTTCCCACGTTGGTGCCCCCCTGGGCCGTGGCGCTGTCGCTGGGGATGAGCTCCGGGGTGGGGCTCATCTTCGGCATCTATCCCGCGGCGCGCGCGGCCCGGTTGGATCCCGTGGAGGCCATGCGCTCGGACTGA